From one Tetragenococcus osmophilus genomic stretch:
- a CDS encoding glycosyltransferase family 4 protein — protein MKIGFFTDTYFPQVSGIATSIKTLKDELIKLGHEVIIFTTTDPNAPDYEEGIIRMPSVPFVSFKDRRIVVRGMWDAYMIAKYFELDLIHTHTEFGAGFLGKVVGKRLHIPVVHTYHTMYEDYLHYIARGKVVRPSHVKIYSRIFANHTTGVVCPSERVIRTLKGYGVVSPMRVIPTGIKTKKFESTINTPTEIAQLRSSLGMFEDDIFLLSLSRVSYEKNIQALVQKMPDILQAKPNVYLVIVGKGPYEEELKQLAFDKGVREKTIFVGEVPNDRVALYYQAADYFVCTSTSESQGLTYLEALASGTQLVVEGNDYLDQLIDDPSLGLTFPTDDDFVPALLSYMAENPAKNPKILAKKKYEISVEHFVKSILSFYNEMINYYEKTQEQEVKTEVNVDDKTKKHKRLFRGIFH, from the coding sequence GTGAAAATCGGGTTTTTCACAGACACTTACTTTCCTCAAGTGAGTGGTATTGCGACATCAATTAAAACGTTAAAGGATGAATTAATTAAATTAGGTCATGAAGTGATTATATTTACCACAACGGACCCTAATGCGCCCGATTACGAAGAAGGAATTATTCGTATGCCTAGTGTCCCTTTTGTGTCTTTTAAAGACCGGCGAATTGTGGTTCGTGGTATGTGGGACGCTTATATGATTGCTAAGTACTTCGAATTAGATTTGATTCATACTCATACAGAGTTTGGCGCTGGTTTTTTAGGGAAAGTAGTTGGAAAAAGACTACACATACCAGTAGTGCATACTTACCATACGATGTATGAAGATTACTTACATTACATCGCTCGTGGTAAAGTCGTACGTCCGAGTCATGTAAAAATTTATTCTCGTATTTTTGCTAATCATACGACAGGAGTGGTTTGTCCTAGTGAACGTGTGATTCGAACGTTAAAAGGCTACGGCGTAGTTTCTCCCATGCGTGTGATACCAACCGGGATTAAAACGAAGAAATTTGAGTCTACTATAAACACGCCGACAGAGATTGCTCAATTACGTTCTTCTCTGGGGATGTTTGAAGATGATATTTTTCTGCTGTCATTGAGCCGGGTTTCTTATGAAAAAAATATACAAGCACTAGTTCAGAAAATGCCAGACATTTTACAAGCTAAACCGAATGTTTATTTAGTGATTGTTGGAAAGGGTCCTTATGAAGAAGAACTGAAGCAGCTGGCATTTGATAAAGGAGTTAGGGAAAAAACAATCTTTGTGGGAGAGGTCCCTAACGATCGGGTCGCTTTGTATTATCAAGCGGCTGATTATTTCGTTTGTACTTCTACCTCAGAAAGTCAAGGCTTGACCTATCTTGAGGCACTAGCTTCTGGCACACAACTTGTAGTTGAAGGAAATGATTACTTAGACCAATTGATTGATGATCCTTCGCTAGGGCTAACATTTCCAACAGACGATGATTTTGTACCAGCTTTGCTTTCTTATATGGCAGAAAATCCTGCTAAAAATCCTAAAATTTTGGCTAAGAAAAAGTACGAGATTTCAGTGGAGCATTTTGTTAAATCAATCCTTTCTTTTTATAATGAAATGATTAATTATTACGAGAAGACACAAGAACAAGAAGTAAAAACAGAAGTCAATGTAGATGATAAGACAAAAAAACATAAACGTTTATTTAGAGGAATTTTTCATTAA
- a CDS encoding phosphocarrier protein HPr, translated as MEKKDFNVIAETGIHARPATLLVQTASKFNSDINLEYKGKSVNLKSIMGVMSLGVGQGSDVTISVDGADESDAMEAIVDTMKKEGLSE; from the coding sequence ATGGAAAAAAAAGATTTTAACGTAATTGCAGAAACAGGGATTCATGCACGCCCAGCAACATTATTAGTGCAAACTGCAAGTAAATTTAATTCTGATATTAACTTAGAATATAAAGGTAAATCAGTAAACCTAAAATCAATTATGGGAGTAATGTCCTTAGGTGTAGGCCAAGGTTCTGACGTAACAATCTCAGTTGATGGTGCTGACGAATCAGACGCAATGGAAGCAATCGTAGACACGATGAAAAAGGAAGGATTGTCTGAATAA
- the ptsP gene encoding phosphoenolpyruvate--protein phosphotransferase — MTNKLKGIAASDGVAVAKAYPLVEPDLTFEKVNVEDSDNEKTRLDDALKASEKELQKIRENAAKALGESEAQVFDAHLMVVNDPEMTDQIKQNIENNKVNAEQALKSVTDSFIEMFEAMEDNSYMQERAADIRDVSKRILAHLLGVTLPDPSMINEEVVVVAHDLAPSDTAQLDRNFVKAFVTDIGGRTSHSAIMARSLEIPAIVGSKEVTEVAHEGDIVAVNGIQGTAVVNPTDDEKQEYIEAGKKFAEQKKEWNKLKDAETVTDDGAHFDLAANIGTPKDLPSVHDNGAEAVGLYRTEFLYMDSSDFPTEEDQFNAYKKVLEGMDGKPVVVRTMDIGGDKELPYLDLPNEMNPFLGYRALRINLSQLGEGMFRTQLRALLRASVYGELRIMFPMVATLQEFRAAKKIYNEERQKLTDEGYGVSNSVEVGIMIEIPAAAVLADRFAKEVDFFSIGTNDLIQYTMAADRMNEQVSYLYQPYNPAILRLVKNVVDSAHKEGKWAGMCGEMAGDQTAVPLLMGIGLDEFSMSASSILKTRSLMKKLDSQKMQELADRALNECDTADEVIALVEEYTG, encoded by the coding sequence ATGACGAATAAGCTAAAAGGGATTGCGGCAAGTGATGGCGTAGCAGTTGCAAAAGCGTACCCGTTAGTGGAACCAGACTTAACTTTTGAAAAAGTGAATGTCGAAGATTCGGATAATGAAAAAACTCGTCTTGATGATGCTTTAAAAGCTTCAGAAAAAGAGTTACAAAAAATTCGGGAAAACGCTGCTAAAGCTTTAGGAGAGTCAGAAGCACAAGTTTTTGATGCTCATTTAATGGTAGTTAATGACCCTGAAATGACTGACCAAATTAAACAAAATATTGAAAATAACAAAGTGAACGCAGAACAAGCACTAAAAAGTGTAACAGATTCATTTATCGAAATGTTTGAAGCAATGGAAGATAATTCTTACATGCAAGAACGTGCAGCAGATATTCGTGATGTTTCTAAACGCATTTTAGCTCACTTGTTGGGTGTCACTTTACCGGACCCTTCAATGATTAATGAAGAAGTCGTTGTTGTGGCTCATGACTTAGCCCCAAGTGATACGGCGCAATTAGATCGTAACTTCGTAAAAGCTTTTGTTACCGATATTGGTGGACGTACATCTCATTCTGCTATTATGGCACGTTCTTTAGAAATTCCAGCAATCGTTGGTAGTAAAGAAGTTACTGAAGTAGCTCATGAAGGGGATATTGTTGCTGTAAATGGTATTCAAGGAACAGCAGTAGTTAACCCTACAGATGACGAAAAACAAGAATATATCGAAGCTGGTAAGAAGTTTGCCGAGCAAAAGAAAGAATGGAACAAACTAAAAGACGCTGAAACTGTTACTGATGATGGCGCTCATTTTGATTTGGCAGCCAACATTGGTACGCCAAAAGATTTGCCTAGTGTCCATGATAATGGTGCTGAAGCCGTTGGTTTGTACCGTACAGAATTCTTGTACATGGATTCCTCTGATTTTCCAACAGAAGAAGACCAATTTAATGCTTATAAGAAAGTTTTAGAAGGTATGGATGGAAAACCAGTTGTAGTACGTACGATGGATATCGGTGGAGATAAAGAACTTCCATATTTAGATCTTCCTAATGAAATGAATCCATTCTTAGGGTATCGTGCGTTACGGATTAACCTTTCACAATTGGGTGAAGGTATGTTCCGTACACAATTACGTGCTTTATTACGTGCTTCAGTTTATGGCGAGTTGCGCATTATGTTCCCTATGGTAGCAACTTTACAAGAGTTCCGTGCTGCTAAGAAAATATATAATGAAGAACGCCAAAAATTAACTGATGAAGGCTATGGTGTTTCTAATTCAGTAGAAGTAGGAATTATGATTGAAATTCCTGCTGCGGCTGTTTTGGCAGATCGTTTTGCTAAAGAAGTTGACTTCTTCAGTATTGGAACAAACGATTTGATTCAATACACAATGGCAGCTGACCGTATGAACGAACAAGTTTCTTACTTGTACCAACCGTACAACCCAGCTATTTTACGCTTAGTAAAAAATGTGGTTGATTCGGCTCATAAAGAAGGCAAATGGGCTGGCATGTGTGGCGAAATGGCCGGCGATCAAACAGCTGTGCCATTATTAATGGGAATTGGCTTAGATGAATTTTCGATGAGTGCATCTTCCATTTTAAAAACACGTAGCTTAATGAAAAAATTAGATAGCCAAAAAATGCAAGAACTTGCGGATCGCGCTTTAAACGAGTGTGACACAGCAGATGAAGTTATTGCATTAGTGGAAGAATACACAGGCTAA
- a CDS encoding YkuJ family protein — MQNSQLVAIIKRLEAMIEAQDSEVQVRRFEKEGVEKCTVTYDNVTETFELTEAQTNQAYQFDNIDIVAMEIYDLIQ, encoded by the coding sequence ATGCAAAATTCCCAATTAGTTGCTATCATCAAACGACTTGAAGCAATGATCGAAGCACAAGATAGTGAAGTGCAGGTACGTCGTTTTGAAAAAGAAGGCGTTGAGAAATGTACAGTGACTTATGACAATGTTACAGAAACTTTTGAATTAACAGAAGCTCAAACAAACCAAGCTTATCAATTTGACAATATCGATATTGTAGCAATGGAAATTTATGATTTAATTCAATAA
- a CDS encoding beta-ketoacyl-ACP synthase III yields the protein MNSFAKITQTASFVPEKTVTNDQLAQILDTSDDWISTRTGIKERRIATNENTSDLCINVAEQLLEKSGSTAEELDFIIVATMSPDYNSPSVACLVQGAIGAQSAMCFDLSAACSGFVYALSMGDKMIRTGAKKGLIIGGEVISKALDWTDRTTAVLFGDGAGGVLLEASQRKHITAENLQADGKRAMSLTSGFTPLDNPYVENKTTQDSSLTMEGREIFDFAVRDVVEQIKKVMNEQDEEIDYFLLHQANARILDKIAKKVEVSRDRFLQNMDKYGNTSAASIPILLDEAVASGKIVLGSQQNVILSGFGGGLTWATVSVVL from the coding sequence ATGAATAGTTTTGCAAAGATCACGCAGACCGCTAGTTTCGTACCAGAAAAAACCGTGACAAATGATCAATTAGCGCAAATATTAGACACAAGTGATGATTGGATTAGCACTCGTACAGGGATTAAGGAGCGTCGTATAGCAACAAACGAAAATACTTCCGATCTTTGTATCAATGTAGCAGAACAATTGCTAGAAAAAAGTGGTTCTACTGCTGAAGAGCTTGATTTTATCATTGTAGCTACGATGTCGCCAGATTATAATAGTCCTTCTGTGGCTTGCTTAGTGCAAGGAGCTATTGGAGCTCAAAGTGCTATGTGTTTTGATTTAAGCGCTGCTTGCTCTGGTTTTGTTTACGCTTTGTCAATGGGTGACAAAATGATACGTACAGGCGCTAAAAAAGGCCTAATCATTGGCGGAGAAGTTATTTCTAAAGCACTAGATTGGACTGATCGCACTACCGCTGTGTTATTTGGCGATGGCGCAGGAGGTGTTTTATTAGAAGCTTCTCAAAGAAAACATATCACGGCTGAAAATTTACAAGCAGATGGTAAGCGAGCAATGTCTCTGACATCTGGTTTTACGCCTCTTGATAACCCTTATGTAGAAAACAAAACAACCCAAGATTCTTCTTTAACAATGGAAGGACGGGAAATTTTTGATTTTGCGGTTAGAGATGTAGTAGAACAAATTAAAAAAGTAATGAATGAGCAAGATGAAGAAATCGATTATTTCTTACTTCATCAAGCGAATGCGCGTATCTTAGATAAGATCGCCAAAAAAGTAGAAGTTTCCAGAGATCGATTTTTACAAAACATGGATAAGTATGGCAATACTTCTGCTGCTTCGATACCGATTTTATTGGATGAAGCAGTAGCTAGTGGAAAAATTGTTCTGGGAAGCCAACAAAATGTTATACTTTCAGGTTTTGGCGGCGGATTAACTTGGGCAACAGTCTCCGTTGTATTATAA
- a CDS encoding acyl carrier protein, translating to MIFEKIQGIVAEELDKEKDEIQLTTNIQEDLEADSLDLFQIINEIEDEFDVKIETDENIQTVDDLVKYVEKQQA from the coding sequence ATGATATTCGAAAAAATTCAAGGAATTGTAGCAGAAGAGTTAGATAAAGAAAAAGATGAAATTCAATTGACAACAAATATTCAAGAAGACTTAGAAGCAGATAGCTTGGATCTATTTCAAATTATCAACGAAATAGAAGATGAATTTGATGTCAAAATCGAAACAGACGAAAACATCCAAACAGTGGATGACTTAGTAAAATATGTAGAAAAACAACAAGCTTAA
- a CDS encoding MarR family winged helix-turn-helix transcriptional regulator: MEPNFERINTLLVEAFNDILVIEESELKKSQFNDLSITEMHTIEAIGMYKKKTTSEVAKELSITVGTLTIAINRLVKKGYVERLRSEDDRRVVKLGLSKKGRLIFRVHQRFHMEMVKSILQGMSDEESVALQMALENLHDFLQDYK, translated from the coding sequence ATGGAACCCAATTTTGAACGAATTAATACATTATTAGTTGAGGCTTTTAATGATATTTTGGTGATTGAAGAATCTGAACTGAAAAAATCACAGTTTAATGATTTATCGATTACTGAGATGCACACGATCGAAGCAATTGGAATGTATAAAAAAAAGACTACTTCTGAAGTGGCTAAAGAACTTTCGATCACTGTTGGGACATTGACGATCGCAATCAACCGTTTGGTGAAAAAAGGCTATGTTGAACGTCTTCGTAGCGAAGATGATCGGCGTGTTGTCAAATTAGGTTTGTCTAAGAAAGGGCGATTGATTTTTCGTGTTCATCAACGTTTTCATATGGAAATGGTAAAAAGCATTTTACAAGGGATGAGCGATGAAGAATCAGTAGCTTTACAAATGGCTTTAGAAAATCTACATGATTTCCTACAAGATTATAAGTGA
- a CDS encoding dipeptidase, producing MNVVDMHCDTIMKIYQSPINNPAHLKKNDFQLDIPKMQQGDYLLQNFAIFMDKKAVDSSYEEAKNMIDLFYEEMKENEEQIRPVTHYEQILENGLNNRMSALLTMEEGAPIEGSLEKLEEFYNLGVRMMTLTWNYPNEIGYPNAVFADGNEQLTDQPQKGLTDKGIEIVQRMNELGMIIDVSHGSDALVKDVLQYTNRPFVASHSNSRKICPHYRNLPDDLIRKIADRGGVIGINFSDRFLQDARENGSLINAICQHVRHLYNVGGIECIGLGSDFDGIPVHEDLADGTIMPTIYDALLKSDFTNEEVDQIFNKNVLRLYQEFLD from the coding sequence ATGAATGTTGTAGATATGCACTGTGATACAATTATGAAAATTTACCAATCACCAATAAATAATCCTGCACATTTAAAGAAAAATGATTTTCAATTAGATATTCCTAAAATGCAACAAGGAGATTATTTATTACAAAACTTTGCCATTTTTATGGATAAAAAAGCGGTAGACTCTTCCTATGAAGAAGCTAAAAATATGATTGATCTTTTTTATGAAGAAATGAAAGAAAATGAAGAACAGATTCGTCCAGTCACTCATTACGAGCAAATTTTGGAAAACGGGCTCAACAACCGGATGAGTGCTCTTTTAACGATGGAAGAAGGCGCACCTATTGAAGGTAGTCTTGAAAAACTAGAAGAGTTTTATAACTTAGGTGTACGAATGATGACACTTACTTGGAATTATCCAAATGAAATTGGTTATCCAAATGCAGTTTTTGCTGATGGAAATGAACAGTTAACGGATCAGCCACAAAAAGGTCTAACAGATAAAGGAATCGAAATTGTTCAACGTATGAATGAATTGGGTATGATTATTGATGTTTCTCACGGTTCGGATGCGCTTGTAAAGGATGTCTTACAGTATACAAATCGTCCATTTGTAGCTAGTCATTCAAATAGTCGCAAAATCTGTCCGCACTATCGCAATTTACCAGATGATTTAATTAGAAAAATTGCTGATCGCGGCGGAGTCATTGGGATTAACTTTTCTGACCGTTTTTTACAGGATGCTAGAGAAAATGGCTCTTTAATAAATGCTATCTGCCAGCATGTCCGTCATTTATATAACGTAGGCGGTATTGAATGTATCGGTCTAGGTTCAGACTTTGATGGTATTCCAGTACATGAAGACTTAGCTGATGGAACTATCATGCCTACTATTTATGACGCATTGTTAAAATCTGATTTTACAAACGAAGAGGTAGATCAAATCTTTAACAAAAATGTTTTACGTCTATATCAAGAATTCTTAGATTAA
- a CDS encoding glycosyltransferase: MRVLLYFEGKKMLEKSGIGRAFEHQKKALESAEIDYTTDIKDQNYDILHINTYGINTRKVIQQAKKQDKKVIYHAHSNAEDFQNSFLGANTITPLYKKYIIGLYSLGDHLLTPTPYAKRVLQEYGIQKPIDVVSNGVNLAQFYPDKQKEQKFREYFQLSDEQKVIISVGLYFRRKGLMDFVEVAKKFPQYKFIWFGHISLYSVPKEIRRIVQYDHPENVVFPGYIKGDIIEGAYSNADLFFFPSYEETEGIVVLEALASLQNVLVRDIPVYEGWLQDRYNCYMGRNNEEFSQLLEGIVEKRLPDLSENGWQTAQNKSIQHIGTQLKSIYETVLS; this comes from the coding sequence TTGAGAGTACTGCTTTACTTTGAAGGGAAAAAGATGTTAGAAAAATCTGGAATTGGCCGAGCGTTTGAGCATCAAAAAAAAGCGCTAGAAAGCGCTGAAATCGACTATACTACGGATATTAAAGATCAAAATTACGATATATTACACATAAATACATATGGCATAAATACTCGTAAGGTCATTCAACAAGCTAAAAAGCAAGATAAAAAAGTTATTTATCACGCGCATTCTAACGCTGAGGATTTCCAAAATTCTTTTTTAGGGGCCAATACCATAACACCTCTTTACAAAAAATATATTATTGGTCTTTACTCTTTGGGAGATCACTTACTTACGCCCACGCCTTATGCCAAACGTGTTTTACAAGAATATGGCATACAAAAACCAATTGATGTCGTATCTAATGGAGTCAATTTAGCTCAATTTTATCCTGATAAACAAAAGGAACAAAAGTTTCGTGAATATTTTCAACTATCGGATGAACAAAAAGTTATCATCTCTGTCGGTCTTTATTTTCGACGTAAAGGTCTTATGGATTTCGTGGAAGTCGCTAAAAAATTTCCGCAGTATAAATTTATTTGGTTCGGACATATTTCTTTATATTCGGTGCCTAAAGAAATACGTAGAATCGTGCAATACGATCATCCTGAGAATGTTGTCTTTCCAGGTTATATAAAAGGTGATATTATTGAAGGTGCTTATTCCAACGCTGACTTATTTTTCTTTCCTTCCTATGAAGAAACAGAGGGTATTGTCGTTTTGGAAGCATTAGCTAGTTTACAAAACGTGCTTGTTCGAGATATTCCAGTATATGAAGGTTGGCTACAAGATAGATACAATTGTTATATGGGTCGTAATAATGAGGAATTTAGTCAGCTATTGGAAGGTATCGTAGAAAAAAGGTTGCCAGATCTTTCAGAAAATGGATGGCAAACAGCGCAAAATAAAAGCATTCAACATATTGGTACACAATTAAAGTCGATATATGAAACAGTGCTTTCTTAA
- a CDS encoding NAD(P)-dependent oxidoreductase: MKIGFIGTGVMGHAIVVRLMEAGHELFVYNRTKSKTDDLVANGATWKDTPKEITDASEIIFTMVGYPQDVEQIYYEEETGVFSGDVHNKTLVDLTTSTPSLAEQIDQTARNKGAASLDAPVSGGDLGAKNGTLTIMIGGEQSVYEEVLPLFEKMGQAYTLHGTAGKGQHTKMANQIMIAGTMTGMTEMLVYSQKAGLSLEKVMDTLAGGAAANWSMSNYGPRILKDDYTPGFFVKHFIKDLKIALDEAEKMEIELPSTHLATQLYEKLADQGNENDGTQALIKLWWQDRTNS; the protein is encoded by the coding sequence ATGAAGATTGGTTTTATAGGAACAGGAGTCATGGGACATGCGATTGTCGTCCGTTTAATGGAAGCAGGGCATGAATTATTTGTATATAATCGTACGAAAAGTAAAACAGATGACTTAGTTGCTAATGGGGCTACTTGGAAAGATACGCCTAAAGAAATTACCGATGCCAGCGAAATTATTTTCACTATGGTAGGTTATCCTCAAGATGTAGAACAAATCTATTATGAAGAAGAAACAGGGGTTTTCTCAGGTGATGTGCATAATAAAACTTTAGTTGATTTGACCACTAGTACTCCTTCTTTGGCAGAACAAATTGATCAAACGGCTCGAAATAAAGGAGCTGCTAGCTTAGATGCACCTGTTTCTGGAGGCGATCTAGGTGCAAAAAATGGCACATTAACGATCATGATAGGCGGAGAACAATCTGTTTATGAAGAAGTATTGCCACTTTTTGAAAAAATGGGTCAAGCTTATACATTGCATGGCACGGCTGGTAAAGGCCAACATACTAAAATGGCGAACCAAATTATGATTGCAGGAACAATGACCGGGATGACTGAGATGCTTGTCTATAGCCAAAAGGCGGGCTTATCATTGGAAAAAGTCATGGACACTTTAGCAGGTGGTGCAGCAGCGAACTGGTCGATGTCTAACTATGGACCACGTATCCTAAAAGATGATTATACGCCGGGATTTTTCGTTAAACATTTTATTAAAGACTTGAAGATTGCTTTAGATGAGGCGGAAAAAATGGAAATTGAGTTACCTAGCACACACTTAGCTACTCAACTTTATGAGAAACTGGCAGATCAAGGAAATGAAAACGACGGCACACAAGCACTTATTAAACTTTGGTGGCAAGACAGAACAAATTCTTAA
- a CDS encoding ATP-dependent Clp protease ATP-binding subunit, whose amino-acid sequence MLCQNCGKNEATIHLYANVGGQRRQIDFCQNCYQKLKQQQENPMGMQQDPFGFGSLDDFFRQMSQMQEGNSYYEQTPPTQAGGGNNSNGGQPPKDSGLSGLLGDYGINITKEAEDGQIDPVVGRDSEVKRVIEILNRRTKNNPVLIGEAGVGKTAVVEGLAQKIVDGDVPQKLMDKKVVRLDVASLVQGTGIRGQFEERMQQLINEIKEAQDIILFIDEVHEIVGAGTAGDGNMDAGNILKPALARGDLQMVGATTLNEYRTIEKDAALERRLQPLRVDEPTIEETVSILKGLQPRYEDYHHVKYTDEAIQAAADLSNRYIQDRFLPDKAIDLLDESGAKENLTIQYVDPKTIDKKLEEAQKQKAQASKEEDYEKAAYYRDQINKLEKMKEKQVSDEKMPVITEKTMEQIVEQQTGIPVGELKEKEQNQLRNLGDDLKKHVIGQNEAIDKVSRAIRRNRVGLGKQNQPIGSFLFVGPTGVGKTELARRLSYELFGSTDSMIRFDMSEYMEKHSISKLIGSPPGYVGYEEAGQLTEKVRRNPYSLILLDEVEKAHPDVLHMFLQILDDGRLTDAQGRTVSFKDTLIIMTSNAGTGNVEANVGFGPAREGMTNSVMSHLKDFFNPEFLNRFDGIVEFKGLSKENLLKIVSLMLDDVNNMLARQNIHIDVTQDVKEKLVDLGYDPAMGARPLRRTIQEQIEDNIAEYYLDHPGNSELKAKLNDNGEIEIEASENATVENKQENQ is encoded by the coding sequence ATGCTTTGTCAAAATTGTGGAAAAAACGAAGCCACCATTCATTTATATGCAAATGTTGGCGGACAAAGACGACAAATCGACTTTTGTCAAAACTGTTATCAAAAACTTAAACAACAACAAGAAAATCCAATGGGAATGCAACAAGATCCATTTGGTTTTGGAAGTCTAGACGATTTCTTCCGCCAAATGTCTCAAATGCAAGAAGGAAATTCCTATTATGAACAAACTCCTCCAACACAAGCTGGTGGCGGAAATAATTCTAATGGTGGACAACCACCTAAAGATTCTGGGTTATCTGGTCTTTTAGGCGACTATGGCATTAATATTACCAAAGAAGCTGAAGACGGACAAATTGACCCAGTGGTAGGACGCGATAGCGAAGTCAAACGCGTTATTGAAATCTTAAACCGTCGTACAAAAAATAACCCAGTACTAATTGGTGAAGCTGGTGTTGGTAAGACAGCGGTTGTTGAAGGTTTAGCTCAAAAAATCGTCGATGGTGATGTACCACAAAAACTAATGGATAAAAAAGTTGTGCGTTTAGATGTAGCTTCATTGGTCCAAGGAACAGGTATAAGAGGCCAATTTGAAGAAAGAATGCAACAATTGATTAATGAAATCAAAGAAGCACAAGATATCATCTTATTTATTGATGAAGTCCATGAAATTGTTGGTGCTGGTACAGCCGGCGACGGCAATATGGATGCTGGCAATATCTTGAAACCAGCTCTTGCTCGTGGCGATTTGCAAATGGTAGGTGCAACTACATTAAATGAATATCGTACCATTGAAAAAGACGCTGCCTTAGAACGTCGTTTGCAACCATTACGTGTGGATGAACCAACTATTGAAGAAACGGTTTCTATTCTAAAAGGTTTGCAACCACGTTATGAAGATTATCATCATGTAAAATATACAGATGAAGCTATTCAAGCAGCAGCTGATTTGTCTAACCGTTATATTCAAGATCGCTTCTTGCCAGATAAGGCTATTGACTTATTGGATGAATCAGGTGCTAAAGAAAACTTGACAATTCAATATGTTGATCCAAAAACAATTGATAAAAAATTAGAAGAAGCACAAAAACAAAAAGCGCAAGCTTCTAAAGAAGAAGATTATGAAAAAGCTGCTTACTACAGGGATCAAATCAATAAACTTGAAAAAATGAAAGAAAAACAAGTTAGTGATGAAAAAATGCCAGTCATTACTGAAAAAACAATGGAACAAATTGTAGAACAACAAACTGGTATCCCAGTAGGCGAACTAAAAGAAAAAGAACAAAATCAACTTCGTAATCTCGGTGATGATTTGAAGAAACATGTTATCGGACAAAACGAAGCTATTGATAAAGTTTCTCGTGCGATTCGTCGTAATCGAGTAGGCTTAGGAAAACAAAATCAACCAATCGGTTCTTTCCTATTTGTTGGTCCAACTGGTGTTGGTAAAACAGAATTAGCAAGACGTTTGTCTTATGAACTATTTGGTTCGACCGATTCGATGATCCGCTTTGATATGTCAGAATATATGGAAAAACACAGTATATCCAAGCTTATCGGATCACCTCCTGGTTATGTAGGTTATGAAGAAGCTGGTCAATTAACAGAAAAAGTTCGTCGTAACCCATACAGCTTAATTTTACTTGATGAAGTAGAAAAAGCTCATCCAGATGTATTGCATATGTTCTTGCAAATTCTTGATGATGGTCGTTTGACTGATGCGCAAGGACGCACCGTAAGCTTTAAAGATACGCTAATTATCATGACTAGTAACGCAGGTACAGGCAATGTTGAAGCAAATGTTGGATTCGGTCCTGCACGTGAAGGCATGACAAACTCAGTAATGAGTCATTTGAAAGATTTCTTCAACCCTGAGTTCTTAAATCGTTTTGATGGTATCGTAGAATTTAAAGGATTGAGCAAAGAAAACTTATTGAAGATCGTTTCATTAATGCTAGACGATGTAAATAATATGCTTGCTCGTCAAAATATTCATATCGATGTCACTCAAGATGTAAAAGAAAAATTGGTTGACTTAGGCTATGACCCTGCTATGGGTGCTCGTCCATTGCGTCGAACAATTCAAGAACAAATTGAAGATAATATTGCTGAATATTACCTTGATCATCCAGGTAATTCAGAGCTAAAAGCTAAGCTTAATGATAATGGCGAAATTGAAATCGAAGCATCAGAAAATGCTACGGTTGAAAACAAGCAAGAAAATCAATAA